One genomic region from Pyrobaculum islandicum DSM 4184 encodes:
- a CDS encoding V-type ATP synthase subunit E, protein MSLFEDLINSKIRELEELKSNLLIDIETRIRKEATAVLNKYSTQITNIESEVALERERILYSAIIEARRKIVETYEQILNDFIETIYNEVDKLRGSERYVKFLRFLIESAINYTQTKDVIIYASPKDRGVVETLAKNLGITGFVIEKDIKGGVIVMTRDGSITVDYSLETLLSNKLEELKHLIYLETHER, encoded by the coding sequence ATGTCATTATTTGAAGACCTAATCAATTCAAAAATTCGTGAACTTGAAGAACTTAAGTCAAATCTTCTTATAGATATAGAGACTAGAATTAGAAAAGAAGCTACTGCGGTCTTAAACAAATACTCTACGCAGATAACAAACATAGAGAGTGAAGTAGCCCTAGAGCGTGAACGTATTCTTTACAGCGCGATTATAGAGGCAAGAAGAAAAATAGTAGAAACCTATGAACAGATATTAAATGATTTTATAGAGACAATATATAACGAAGTAGATAAGTTAAGAGGTAGCGAGAGATATGTAAAATTCCTGCGCTTTCTTATAGAAAGCGCTATAAATTACACTCAAACTAAAGACGTCATAATTTATGCATCGCCCAAGGACAGAGGAGTAGTTGAAACACTTGCGAAAAATCTCGGAATTACAGGCTTTGTGATAGAAAAAGACATAAAAGGCGGCGTGATAGTAATGACAAGGGACGGCTCAATTACAGTAGACTACTCTCTAGAGACTCTACTCTCTAACAAACTTGAAGAATTAAAACACCTCATATATTTAGAAACACATGAGCGGTAA
- a CDS encoding V-type ATP synthase subunit F — translation MHIVIGDRTTVALFKLMGFEGKTIESPEEALKFIKERLDTYDVIFITSKIAKAIRKELDEIRMRNPRKLLVEVPSVEEGMEREVNYLQIVRQVLGG, via the coding sequence ATGCATATAGTAATAGGCGATAGGACTACAGTAGCTCTCTTTAAGCTCATGGGGTTTGAGGGCAAAACTATTGAAAGTCCAGAGGAGGCATTAAAGTTTATAAAAGAACGCTTGGATACATACGATGTAATTTTTATAACTTCGAAAATAGCGAAAGCTATACGGAAGGAGCTTGACGAAATTAGAATGAGAAACCCACGTAAGCTTCTAGTAGAGGTTCCCAGCGTGGAAGAGGGAATGGAGCGCGAGGTTAACTATTTGCAAATAGTAAGGCAAGTACTCGGCGGATAA
- a CDS encoding CDP-2,3-bis-(O-geranylgeranyl)-sn-glycerol synthase gives MDLLYFFLLIWPPYVANGSAVLANKFKIRHPIDFGKTFVDGRRIFGDGKTYEGFLIGLSTGTFIGYAPNLLYKHLSLLDAFVLSIAALLGDLFGAFIKRRLCMPRGYPAFPLDQLDFLLTSLAVYTLYKDISVEYIIAAVIITPLIHRITNYIAYYLRLKKEPW, from the coding sequence ATGGACTTACTATATTTTTTTCTCTTAATATGGCCACCTTATGTTGCAAACGGCTCAGCAGTTTTAGCAAATAAGTTCAAAATAAGACATCCCATAGATTTTGGCAAAACTTTTGTAGATGGTAGACGTATCTTTGGCGATGGGAAGACTTACGAGGGGTTTCTGATAGGTCTTTCCACAGGTACGTTTATAGGATATGCGCCAAACCTCTTGTACAAACACCTCTCTCTTCTGGACGCCTTTGTTCTGTCAATTGCAGCTCTTCTTGGCGATTTATTTGGCGCGTTTATAAAACGACGTCTTTGTATGCCAAGAGGCTACCCCGCCTTTCCGTTAGATCAGCTTGATTTTCTTCTAACTTCGCTAGCCGTATACACCCTTTATAAAGACATATCTGTAGAGTATATAATCGCTGCAGTTATCATAACGCCTCTTATACATAGGATTACAAACTACATTGCGTATTACCTCCGTTTAAAAAAGGAACCTTGGTGA
- a CDS encoding C2H2-type zinc finger protein has protein sequence MESELCFAYVGQGYAKPVTTVKCSICGKEVSWRAVVSHYMGHGKKSGSDMACPICNSKVKSQEYREHVRKHFAVKREAFYICGVCGKSFVSLKSLLIHIMKTHE, from the coding sequence ATGGAATCCGAGTTATGTTTCGCTTATGTTGGACAGGGATATGCGAAACCTGTAACTACAGTAAAGTGCAGTATATGTGGAAAAGAGGTAAGTTGGAGAGCGGTTGTATCTCACTACATGGGGCATGGAAAGAAGAGCGGCAGTGATATGGCGTGTCCCATTTGTAATTCCAAAGTTAAAAGCCAGGAATATAGAGAACACGTTAGGAAACATTTTGCGGTAAAGAGGGAGGCCTTTTATATCTGTGGTGTCTGTGGAAAAAGCTTTGTTTCTCTGAAGTCCCTGCTAATACATATAATGAAAACACACGAATAA
- a CDS encoding B12-binding domain-containing radical SAM protein, translating into MPSLKFDVILTTDRSMMSNYHRKEFLGFGTTGPVFVELPFGLSERFHAFLFAPKVKVDRWGRPLEAPYGMRKIEAKLLDEGINAAVIDPDYVHRYIPYAKVLMLSHHDYFGLNPPSSTWSVIVGKEPMNAMFFKRFMEKISPLVREAKTKNKLKVIAGGPAAWQWLYFPELVERWGIDTIFDGEGEKLIVDLVKNALEDRPLPKYIYVGVHEAPDLSEISTIKYPSINGLVEIGRGCPRGCAFCPVTLRALRWYPLDKIEEELKVNAKAGVVDGILHADEVPLYGSAGVEPNPERLIALHKLAKRYYRKVGWSHSTFVAVYHGEKKMGRLFTKLSEIIIDEHQDWWGAQIGLETGSVRLAQKIMPGKAAPYKISQWHEIVTEAAAIMHEIRLIPAITLIVGLPDEQPDDVIETIELVEKLKPYRSLIVSLFYVPMSHVKSEKTGWLDKVNLYPEHIDLLKVVARHSIFWAKDIVNKFYLKGPQYALVKFLINYFISYVEKRIDKIEEDIEQYKEILRQTRAKSRKEVLTYT; encoded by the coding sequence ATGCCATCTCTCAAATTTGACGTGATCTTGACCACAGATCGTTCGATGATGTCAAACTACCACAGAAAGGAGTTCCTCGGCTTTGGCACCACGGGGCCTGTTTTTGTAGAACTCCCCTTTGGCCTATCTGAAAGATTTCACGCGTTTCTCTTTGCGCCTAAGGTAAAAGTAGATAGGTGGGGTAGACCGCTAGAGGCGCCTTACGGCATGAGAAAGATAGAGGCAAAGTTGTTAGACGAGGGTATAAACGCCGCTGTAATAGATCCAGATTATGTACATAGATACATCCCATATGCCAAGGTTTTGATGTTAAGCCACCATGACTACTTTGGATTAAATCCGCCTAGTAGTACCTGGAGTGTAATAGTAGGGAAAGAGCCCATGAACGCCATGTTTTTCAAAAGATTTATGGAGAAGATATCTCCACTTGTAAGAGAAGCGAAGACGAAAAATAAGTTAAAAGTAATCGCCGGAGGCCCCGCCGCGTGGCAATGGCTTTACTTTCCGGAGCTAGTTGAGAGATGGGGGATAGATACAATATTTGATGGGGAGGGAGAAAAGCTGATAGTGGACCTTGTGAAAAACGCGTTGGAAGATAGGCCACTGCCAAAGTATATCTATGTGGGTGTGCATGAAGCTCCCGACCTATCAGAAATATCTACGATAAAGTACCCAAGTATAAATGGGCTTGTTGAAATAGGCCGCGGCTGTCCAAGAGGCTGTGCCTTTTGTCCAGTGACACTAAGAGCGTTGAGATGGTACCCCCTGGATAAAATAGAGGAGGAGCTAAAGGTAAATGCTAAAGCCGGTGTAGTAGATGGTATATTACATGCAGACGAAGTGCCGCTTTATGGCTCTGCCGGAGTTGAGCCAAATCCAGAAAGGTTGATTGCGTTACATAAGCTTGCAAAACGGTACTACCGGAAGGTGGGATGGAGCCATTCTACATTTGTAGCAGTGTACCATGGCGAGAAAAAAATGGGAAGACTCTTTACAAAACTCTCAGAGATAATAATAGATGAACATCAAGACTGGTGGGGGGCGCAGATAGGTCTTGAAACAGGCTCTGTCCGTCTAGCACAAAAGATAATGCCAGGTAAAGCAGCGCCTTATAAAATCAGCCAGTGGCATGAAATTGTGACAGAGGCTGCGGCTATAATGCACGAAATTAGACTTATACCCGCTATAACGCTCATTGTAGGACTTCCCGACGAACAACCAGACGATGTTATAGAAACTATAGAGCTTGTCGAAAAGCTCAAGCCCTACAGAAGCCTTATTGTGTCATTATTTTACGTCCCAATGAGCCATGTGAAAAGCGAAAAGACGGGTTGGTTAGACAAGGTTAATCTATACCCCGAACACATTGACTTGCTAAAGGTAGTCGCTAGGCATTCTATCTTCTGGGCTAAAGACATTGTAAACAAATTCTATCTAAAGGGACCGCAGTACGCCCTAGTGAAATTCCTAATAAACTACTTCATAAGTTATGTTGAAAAAAGGATAGATAAGATCGAAGAAGATATTGAACAATACAAAGAAATTCTTAGACAAACAAGAGCTAAGTCGAGGAAGGAAGTGCTAACATATACCTAA